GTTGAATTAATACCCTTGAACATTGTGTGGTGTAAAGCATTGATATGGGTTGTTGAACTATCATCAAGTACTTATTATGTAATAAATGTGTAAATCTGTACAATGTATTTATCCTTACTTCACTCTGGTAATGGGATCAAATCAGAAGTGTGCTACCAAGTGCCGTCATTGGAAATGTCACTCTACGGTCCAAATGAAGAGTTTTGTATATCACAGTATTCCACAAATATATATATGTCAAATACTTTGTCATGTGCTTGTTTTAGCTTTGAGTTAGCTGTCTGGCAAACTGAATCAAGTACAGCTTACGTATTTGACCCCAGGTTCAACGTAGTAATCTTTTAAGTAAAGATTGTAAAAGAAAGTGCAACTGTCATCTCTTCTATACCTTTCACTGAGTACGTGTTACTCTATTTGGGACAAAATATTTAAGGGATGCCTTTTCTACTGCTATCTGTAGCTGAGTGTACAATGTCTGTAAAAATATAGGGACAATGTACTTTAGGGGGCTTTAGTTTGGAATGTTGTACAAGTATTCTTCTTGGTTTGTGGGCAAAGGGAAAGACACTAAAACTGCAACAGTGTTATTCATGtcagtctgacatttcaaatgaaGACATGACTACCATTTTGATGCATCCCCTAATCAATCATACAGTATCAGACCGGAAGAGACGAAGCGAGAGGTTTTACTCCGCCCAATATCTTTCCATGAAAATAAGCCCACAAAGTGAggaatttttgtatggaggtcaatgagtgtcGAATTTGATCAACAAAAAAATTTAACTAATTAGCtatgtgaggcttatttgattgaATATAAGTTTCGCAATGTTAAGGTTCTTACGAATGCACTGACGTAAGTGGATTCTCGTGACATTACGGCAACTTcggaaaatataaataaataggttatatcggagttgtgcctgctgttatagagagagagatgtagtacTTATCATGGTTATCAcctgttttagcatggacattgcaattgagggcttccaccattttaaagtagtcaactgggtggggatttcTGAGTTGGGAGCAATCAACTAatgaagaaaatgtactactttaaaatggagatgtaACCCTgatgctataatggcacagatacaaagatgagtcctccaTCTCTATGGCCTACTGTTCAAATACGCATCTGccctcattggctagaatggtcccacctgatcgcGCCTCGTTctgcctgccttccatctttTGAGAACATGTATTTCCATGAGAGCGGTTACTCCATGAGTCTACAGTACCTAAAAGTTGAATAAGGATAGATCTGTTGTCCTCAGTCACTACATGTCaattgtctattaatgttctaaTTCTAAGTAAGCATGCAAAATATTGCTAGACAGTCAATGAGGAGTGTCTCGTTATAGAGTTATTTGCTGAAGAACACAAGTTCTTTTAAATGTAAAtggacgttttttttttaaaaccaaTATGAACTGTGAATACACAAGTATACCCACTCATCAAAAGTGACGCTATTATTTGACGCCTTTTGGTGTATGGTAGTTGATTACATCAATACAAGGTCATCTGTAGCTTCTGAACAACCTTCAGTGGCAGGAAGGTTCGTTTGTGCTTTTTGTATGCCATATCTTGTTGATTCTGTATAGTATCAACTATGTTTTGATAAAATATGGATTAAGAACTGTAtgaaaccaggtgaaattgtgcgTCCATAGGCTTATATTGTGCATATGCACACAATGTACAGTATCTATCCATTCTTTAATGTTGTATGTGTAAAAATAAGTAGATTTTGTTGATTAtatggactttttttttttttttttttgaccaaGCAGGTTTTCTAGtgtatttttcatttattttactaTGCGTTGTAGCTTATGGTGAATGTGTATTACATGCAGTTGGGTCTAGATTATTAcattctgtttgtttgttttgccaTTCCCCATCACTGCAATAAAGACACTTTGTACTAAGCATTTGGCGTGTTATATTGGCAGTACCTGCACGCAAAAATGGGAGTTAATTTTGTAACGCTATGGATATTTGCACACTGGATGAACGGTTGATTTACAGTGTATGTGTGAAAGATTAATCACTCACTTTGTAATCCCCTGAATTGATCTATGTATTACTGGCCCAGGGGTTCTGAGAAAGTACATACCGATGTATATACATGTAGTTGTTCAACGTTTGGCTCGCGCCATGTCACATTGGTAGTTAAAATATTATATAGTCAACCAGGAGTGGGCAAATCCGGTCGTGGAAGGTCCAAGGGGTGTTAAACTGTTATGTAACAATTTGTATTGGCACAGTTGGCTTTTCTTATTATCAGTTGACTAATAAAATTGAACACAAAACTGCTCAGACCCTGCATTCTACCAACCTGGTTTTCTCACCTCCCTCAAAAGTAATCCGTTGTATTTGCAGACGGCTCAACTCCAAACTATTCACTCCATCCTTTTCCCTATCCCTTGGCacctcatatactgtatatcGGATAAAGGATGGATGGTTGAAGAGTTTCAAGATAAACAAGAATAATAAATCCTTTGGTTTTCATGCAATTCAAACTCGAGGTCTTAGGGATGTGGAATTGTTTGTTCTCACCTCCGAGAACCTACTGCATCTGGACCCAGATTCCATACTGTATTGTAACTTTAACAGGGTGTAGAACAAACCAAGGCCGTATAACTGCAAAGCAACCATCAGCAATTAATAACTCAAATTAGATTCATCAAATTATGATTTTCAATTAACATATCAATCACATTCAAATCAATGCATTGCTGCAACCCTTGACTAGGGGTCAAGGTGAATCATGCCAGTTTGGAGAAAAGAGACTCATTCCCGCCTTTGCTTCATATCCTTCCATCTACTTCCCCATTGTTGTACTGTACTGCAGAGTCATGGCCACACTGGTGTCTTCTTTCCAGGGAATGGTTCATTTGTCCaggctgtgtgtgctgtgtttgacTGGGCCAAAGGACAAGGATTCCCTGGAGTTGGTCTGCGAGGCAAGAATACAAATGATAGTTAAAGTTACTGTCACTGGATCGTAAACAGTAAAAtattcacacatgcacacactaacacacacacacccatgcttGCACACAAACCCACAGCTACACACGCCCTCTTAACAGTACACCACATACACAACTatacattaaacacacacacacatccaggacACACGTGCCCACAGAGTGTCAAACAACAGAAGAGCCACTGACCTTAACAGTCGTCCAGTCAGAAACGGTGTCTACAGACTCTGAGTGGGCGGTGTCTCTCACTCTGAATTCTAAGTTGTCTGGACCAGCAGGGTTTCCCTGTCTAAGCTCACAGTGGTAGAGGTCAGTGGCGACTTCAGGGTTATCACTATAACTACTTCTTCCAAACACAAGGTCCAGGTCCAGTAGATTGCTTCCTGCTGCCATGGTTTGTACTGTTCCTAATGGGTCAGACGCTGTAGGATTGTTACAGTCTGACTCAGCAACACTGTTGGCTCTGCTGAGATCCAGACCAAGGAGATCCATTGTTGCAGTATTACTGGGTTCTGAACTATAGGGGTCCATTGAAGCTGTGTAACTGAAATCGAAGCTAAAGGAGTCCCTTTTGTTTGTGTTATTGTTGTCTTCAAGGTTCGTATCATCGCCGCTGTGTAAGTCGACGATTGCTTGGTTGTCAGTCTCAAAACTTAAGAGTTTGAAACCATAGGGGTCAAATGTGTCTCGGTCAGTGGCATGAGATGTATGTCCAAACCCGTAAGGGTCGAACATGTCTTGGTTCTCAGATTGAGCAATAGGCTCAAATTCGTAAGGATCAAATGAGGCTTGGTTGTCAGCTTCTTCATCGCTGAGTTCAGCGGCAAAAGGATCTAAGATCTCTTCGCTGTGGTGTTCGGGGCTGAGTTTAAATCCATAGTTGTACGAAGTTTGACTACTGGGCTCATAGTTGGGCTCGTAGTTCAGCTCAAAACTGTTGTTGCCGAAGCTGAATTTACTGTTGTGTTCAGCTGAGCTGGTAAGAGGGTCCATCCCGATAGCACTGTCCAACTCTGAATCAGCAGAGCGGTTGGAAGAACCTGGATCACAGCCTTCAGCTTTGGGAGTGTCTGGCTCTTCCACAAGGTCAGCTGATGCTCCCCCTTTGAGGCGTCTAGGTGGACGGACCGGGCGGGTGGGTACAGGAGGGCTGGGTTCAGGAAGGTCGCATCCACCTGTTCCGGCAGGTTCTGAGTCACAAGCCTGAATCCCAACAGGGTAGCTGGGTTCCACGGAGTCATACCCAGGTGGCACCAGGTCAAAGTCAACTGGAATAGATCCAAGAGTGATGTGAATCTCTTCTATGTCGGAAGGAGGGGATACTGCGTTGATGTCAAACTCGTATCCATTGGGGTCGGATTCGGTGGAGAAGTTGGGTCCAGCAGCCCAGGTGTTGGCCCTGGATGCTTGACTGAAGGGTTCGCGCCCAGAAGCTACGCCGAGTTCTTCTGCGTCATCTAATTCAGTTTCCAAGGAACAAGTTTGAGCTGCGTAGATGGGCTTGAAACCCAAGCGTTCGGTCATGATCAATGTTTGGGGCTCAACGAAGGAGAGTTCAACAGCGTCCATGTGAACAGTGTCCAGATCCTCCCTGCTGTAACTGATTTCTATGTCGCTGGATTCGTCCTCGTCGGGGAACTCGGACTCGAAGcactgggtgccggtggaggctTTGTTCTCAGCGCAGGAGAGGCTGTTGTCTGTCTCATCGTTAGATCCAAGATCCAGGCGGGTATCCGGATCAGTGGAGGGATAgggctcctctgtcccctctggaAAGAGGATGTCTGCAGCGAAGGGGtctgtgcctttgaacgggtCATCATCTACGATAAAGGATCAGTCGAAAACAGAATTAGAGGCCTGGATAATGCTATAGCGTATAATTATAATCAATCTGATTGTCAAAGTTTTAGATATGAACTTCACTCACCAGATTGATCCGTTTTGGCAAAGAGATCGTCATCTTTGAAAAGGTAATCTGCAAAAAGAAaagaatcatcatcatcaccaccattatcatcatcatcatcaccaccattatcatcataatcatcatcatcaaatcATATGGAACAGATAGATACTCACCTTCAGATTCACAGTGAATGAAGGGGTCGGGGTGGTAGAAGTCGAGCTCTTCAACTGCTATGCTACTGGTGGATCGTGTTTGGGAAATCTTTTCATCATCCTCCactttctcttccttttctccctTATCCATCTGCTAGAGAGGTATAGGTTAAACATTTCTCACAGTTTAAGGGAGTTTTCCTCATACATCCAGTCTCTTCAAATGATTTTTGggttacagtacattacactgaGGTAATACGGTAGCCATACCTTTGGTGTGCTTGGTGTagttgtctcctcctcctcttcttgtgTATCAGCCAATCCGTTCTTAGCGCGAGCCGCACACCCAAGGTTTGCCTGTGAAAAGAGAGAATAGGCAACTCATTTCAAAGCACGTAGGACCCATAATTCAAGCTATCCCAAGTTTTATGGGTTTGATGGACATCATGTAAGATTTAAACACTTTTGTATGAAACATACCAGGATTTCAGCATAGACAGGCAGTGATTGGCTCCTGCCCCATGACCTGGCTGGTACAGCGGGGACGTCAAGATTTCCGTCCTCTGTCCTGAGGCTGATGGGGGATGTGTCGATTGGCTCCACCTGCTGGTGGTCTGGCAGTGTTGCATCTCCCGTCCGCTCCCCACTAAGTATACTGAGCGTCTGCTCCTCCTAGTCCACAGCAGTCATCAACAAAAGCAATTATTTATCATATATATagattaccagtcaaaagtttggacacacctattcattcaagggtttttctttattttcactatttcctacattgtagaataatagtgaagacatcaaaactattaaataatacatatggaatcatgtaataaccaaaagagtatattagagattcttcaaagtagccacccttttccttgatgacagctttgcacactcttgacattctctcaaccagtttcatgaggtagtcacctggaatgcatttcaatgccttgttaaaagttcatttgtggaatttctttccttcctaatgcatttgagccaatcagttgtgttgtttcttcaagtgcagtcgcaaaagccgtcaagcgctatgatgaaactggctttcatgagcaCCGCCAtcggaaaggaagacccagagttacctctaacTCGAAGAGGAGCCCAaatgaatgcttcacagagttcaagtaacatcaaCATAAagtgttcagaagagactgcgtgaatcaggccttcatggttaaattaatgcaaagaaatcactactaaaggacatcaataagaagacttgcttgggccaagaaacatgagcaatggattagaccagtggaaatctatcctttggttccaaccaccgtgtctttgtgagacgcagagtttaacggatgatctccgcgtgtgtggttcccaccgtgaagcatgtaggaggtggtgtgatgatgcttcactggtgacactgtcagtgatttatttagaattcaaggcatacttaaccagcatggctaccacagcattctgcagcgatacgccatcccatctggtttgccgcttcgtgggactatcatttgtttttcaacaggacaatgacccaacacacctccgggctgtgtaaggactatttgaccaagaaggagagtgatggagtgctgcatcagatgacctggcctccacaatcacccaagctcaacccaattaagatggtttagGATGACCGCAAAttgaaggaaatgcagccaacaagtgctcagcatatgtgggaactccttcaagactgttggaaaagcattccaggtgaagctggttgagagaatgtcaagcgtgtgcaaatctgtcatcaaggcaaagtgtggctcctttgaagaatcacaaatataaaatatattttatttgtttaacacttttttggtttctacatgattcaatatgtgttattgcatagttttgatgtcttcactattattctacaatgtagaaaatactaaaaataaagaaaaacccttgaatgagtaggtgtgttcaaactttgactggtattgtacatcTTAGAGAAGTCTatgtgtcacatcctgaccttagttacttttttatgtctctattttagtttggtcagggtgtgagttggagtgggcattctatgtttgttctgtgtgttatagttctatgtgtttggcctggtatagttcctcattcagaggcagctgtcaatcgttgcctctgattgagagccatacttaggtgtttgtgggtagttgttttctgtgtctgtgttttcaccatacagaactgtttcgattttcatttctttccctcactttgttattttgtatttttcgtgTTCTGATATAATAAATTATCATAGACACTACTCCTCATCAGACGAAGAAGTTTGTTACACTATGCATGTGTTAGCTTTGCTttttttagatttgatttgatttgatttgatttaagagaTGGGGGCAGGCCTTATGCTCCACTTGGCACGGTAAAGACCAAGTAAGTAAGTGGTTGGGCTTGAGTGCTAGGCACATGGCTATTCAAAGACCTTGTGCTTGTCTTTATCCAATAAAATAGACCTTTTGAACACCCCCCCTGAATCAATGACTGTTATCTACTTAAAGATTATGTCTGGTACATCATCAGCAAACAAAAGAAACCCAGCTGATATTAAATATCGGTCTACTACAGCTTGAAGGATTTTTCTCATGAGACAGAATGATTCAAAGGAACAAAAATCAACATGGAGGATCAATAACACGCACAACGGATCGATGCGACCAGCCTCTTCACTCTCCAGTCCTGTGACAACACAGATCAATACACTGGGGGGCATGATGAAGGCTACATACACATTAATCACCTGTCAGCAGGGGACTGCAATAACAATGAATCCCCACCCCCTGCTGAACTGCTTTATATTAGTATTCTCGTGTAACAGAGGTGGTTTGGAGTACCTTCGCCTGAGACCTGAAGCTTTAGCTCAGCGGGCTAACACAGAGGAGACTTGGGTTTCAACCTCAGTCGGTCACACCCACATATACTGTAGCCTGATACCATATTCTTATATTCGCTCTGCATCCTGGCATTCTAGGAAACCCTAGAGGCTATCTTACTTCAAGGGTTCCAGTTGCCACATGAGGAGAATAGCAGGAGACACAGTGGCAGGAAAAATCAGAGGCCATGGTCCAATTCTCTTAATGGGCTTTACAAGCTCGACTACTCTCCCTTGTGACCATAGCCCAGGGTTTGTTCGCTGTCTTTTGTGACCAGTGACCCTTTT
This DNA window, taken from Oncorhynchus tshawytscha isolate Ot180627B linkage group LG10, Otsh_v2.0, whole genome shotgun sequence, encodes the following:
- the LOC112260370 gene encoding uncharacterized protein LOC112260370 isoform X2; its protein translation is MRMDGVGMEAGEEGKGEGGGGGGDEGKGGWLGAASVSSLLKHSCLLCWSPRDKDFVEQDECVAQKTGEIRDLQDAVQQEGIELEEQRGDRRELEETLEKLEQHRMELEDQLKLTRLECVQESQQILSLQAEEVARETKVEEYERELARARRKLKQLKMEVRRAQGKVEEAGERTIPLEESISQSYEEILQEEQTLSILSGERTGDATLPDHQQVEPIDTSPISLRTEDGNLDVPAVPARSWGRSQSLPVYAEILANLGCAARAKNGLADTQEEEEETTTPSTPKMDKGEKEEKVEDDEKISQTRSTSSIAVEELDFYHPDPFIHCESEDYLFKDDDLFAKTDQSDDDPFKGTDPFAADILFPEGTEEPYPSTDPDTRLDLGSNDETDNSLSCAENKASTGTQCFESEFPDEDESSDIEISYSREDLDTVHMDAVELSFVEPQTLIMTERLGFKPIYAAQTCSLETELDDAEELGVASGREPFSQASRANTWAAGPNFSTESDPNGYEFDINAVSPPSDIEEIHITLGSIPVDFDLVPPGYDSVEPSYPVGIQACDSEPAGTGGCDLPEPSPPVPTRPVRPPRRLKGGASADLVEEPDTPKAEGCDPGSSNRSADSELDSAIGMDPLTSSAEHNSKFSFGNNSFELNYEPNYEPSSQTSYNYGFKLSPEHHSEEILDPFAAELSDEEADNQASFDPYEFEPIAQSENQDMFDPYGFGHTSHATDRDTFDPYGFKLLSFETDNQAIVDLHSGDDTNLEDNNNTNKRDSFSFDFSYTASMDPYSSEPSNTATMDLLGLDLSRANSVAESDCNNPTASDPLGTVQTMAAGSNLLDLDLVFGRSSYSDNPEVATDLYHCELRQGNPAGPDNLEFRVRDTAHSESVDTVSDWTTVKTNSRESLSFGPVKHSTHSLDK
- the LOC112260370 gene encoding uncharacterized protein LOC112260370 isoform X1 encodes the protein MRMDGVGMEAGEEGKGEGGGGGGDEGKGGWLGAASVSSLLKHSCLLCWSPRDKDFVEQDECVAQKTGEIRDLQDAVQQEGIELEEQRGDRRELEETLEKLEQHRMELEDQLKLTRLECVQESQQILSLQAEEVARETKVEEYERELARARRKLKQLKMEVRRAQGKVEEAGERTIPLEESISQSYEEILQEEQTLSILSGERTGDATLPDHQQVEPIDTSPISLRTEDGNLDVPAVPARSWGRSQSLPVYAEILANLGCAARAKNGLADTQEEEEETTTPSTPKQMDKGEKEEKVEDDEKISQTRSTSSIAVEELDFYHPDPFIHCESEDYLFKDDDLFAKTDQSDDDPFKGTDPFAADILFPEGTEEPYPSTDPDTRLDLGSNDETDNSLSCAENKASTGTQCFESEFPDEDESSDIEISYSREDLDTVHMDAVELSFVEPQTLIMTERLGFKPIYAAQTCSLETELDDAEELGVASGREPFSQASRANTWAAGPNFSTESDPNGYEFDINAVSPPSDIEEIHITLGSIPVDFDLVPPGYDSVEPSYPVGIQACDSEPAGTGGCDLPEPSPPVPTRPVRPPRRLKGGASADLVEEPDTPKAEGCDPGSSNRSADSELDSAIGMDPLTSSAEHNSKFSFGNNSFELNYEPNYEPSSQTSYNYGFKLSPEHHSEEILDPFAAELSDEEADNQASFDPYEFEPIAQSENQDMFDPYGFGHTSHATDRDTFDPYGFKLLSFETDNQAIVDLHSGDDTNLEDNNNTNKRDSFSFDFSYTASMDPYSSEPSNTATMDLLGLDLSRANSVAESDCNNPTASDPLGTVQTMAAGSNLLDLDLVFGRSSYSDNPEVATDLYHCELRQGNPAGPDNLEFRVRDTAHSESVDTVSDWTTVKTNSRESLSFGPVKHSTHSLDK
- the LOC112260370 gene encoding uncharacterized protein LOC112260370 isoform X3, encoding MMRFLLDCLRTPRQRAPCSERDKDFVEQDECVAQKTGEIRDLQDAVQQEGIELEEQRGDRRELEETLEKLEQHRMELEDQLKLTRLECVQESQQILSLQAEEVARETKVEEYERELARARRKLKQLKMEVRRAQGKVEEAGERTIPLEESISQSYEEILQEEQTLSILSGERTGDATLPDHQQVEPIDTSPISLRTEDGNLDVPAVPARSWGRSQSLPVYAEILANLGCAARAKNGLADTQEEEEETTTPSTPKQMDKGEKEEKVEDDEKISQTRSTSSIAVEELDFYHPDPFIHCESEDYLFKDDDLFAKTDQSDDDPFKGTDPFAADILFPEGTEEPYPSTDPDTRLDLGSNDETDNSLSCAENKASTGTQCFESEFPDEDESSDIEISYSREDLDTVHMDAVELSFVEPQTLIMTERLGFKPIYAAQTCSLETELDDAEELGVASGREPFSQASRANTWAAGPNFSTESDPNGYEFDINAVSPPSDIEEIHITLGSIPVDFDLVPPGYDSVEPSYPVGIQACDSEPAGTGGCDLPEPSPPVPTRPVRPPRRLKGGASADLVEEPDTPKAEGCDPGSSNRSADSELDSAIGMDPLTSSAEHNSKFSFGNNSFELNYEPNYEPSSQTSYNYGFKLSPEHHSEEILDPFAAELSDEEADNQASFDPYEFEPIAQSENQDMFDPYGFGHTSHATDRDTFDPYGFKLLSFETDNQAIVDLHSGDDTNLEDNNNTNKRDSFSFDFSYTASMDPYSSEPSNTATMDLLGLDLSRANSVAESDCNNPTASDPLGTVQTMAAGSNLLDLDLVFGRSSYSDNPEVATDLYHCELRQGNPAGPDNLEFRVRDTAHSESVDTVSDWTTVKTNSRESLSFGPVKHSTHSLDK